The following are from one region of the Primulina eburnea isolate SZY01 chromosome 17, ASM2296580v1, whole genome shotgun sequence genome:
- the LOC140817970 gene encoding glutathione S-transferase T2-like, whose amino-acid sequence MPEENTSSQNSQIPPNYPYFPCPPNYPHNPYPPNYPYGQYPPNYPYNPYPPKYSSNPSATGMPFTSPTENEPFTPTFVPETQLSDRESPIELPNLDKADSGAAGRRKRSTWSKVEEEVLARSFVTISDDPIITEIKFPGITPIVGNDQKADAFWGRVASYYNENRTPGTPSRIASVIRLHWHNTIQKKVYRFNANYNSVYSAYRSGHSDEDILRLAYEKYREENNGVAFNLEHVWRIVKDRPMFTPQSVDHLVSTKKARTSESGASNTSSNQDASLHVDLNEEETRPMGHKAAKRKGKGKMKSDIEGMTINLDKMFAKFTEYTSVKKVEVEMKQKQLEVDEMKAKAALAKVQLKEYAILSKDTSQMKEAQLSLHEHLY is encoded by the exons ATGCCGGAGGAAAATACTTCTTCCCAAAATTCACAAATTCCCCCAAATTATCCATATTTTCCTTGTCCACCAAATTATCCACATAATCCATACCCACCAAATTATCCATATGGTCAATATCCACCAAATTATCCATATAATCCATATCCACCAAAATATTCATCTAATCCAAGTGCAACCGGTATGCCTTTTACATCTCCGACAGAAAATGAACCGTTTACTCCAACTTTTGTTCCGGAGACTCAACTTTCTGACCGTGAATCCCCAATCGAACTTCCGAATTTGGATAAGGCGgattctggcgctgctggtagGAGAAAGCGGTCAACATGGAGTaaagttgaagaagaggttttAGCGAGATCATTTGTCACTATCAGCGATGATccaatt ATTACTgagattaaatttccgggcattacaccaaTTGTCGGAAACGATCAGAAGGCGGATGCTTTTTGGGGACGTGTTGCAAGCTACTACAATGAAAATCGTACTCCAGGTACACCCAGCAGAATTGCAAGTGTCATACGATTGCACTGGCACAATACCATACAAAAAAAGGTATATCGCTTCAATGCAAATTACAATAGTGTATATAGTGCGTATCGTAGCGGCCACAGTGACGAGGATATATTGCGGCTTGCGTATGAAAAATATCGTGAGGAAAATAACGGCGTTGCATTTAATCTCGAGCATGTGTGGAGAATCGTAAAAGACCGGCCAATGTTTACTCCACAGTCCGTCGATCACCTTGTTAGCACAAAGAAGGCGAGGACCTCAGAGTCAGGGGCAAGCAACACCTCATCTAACCAAGATGCAAGTCTACATGTAGACTTAAATGAAGAAGAAACTCGTCCAATGGGTCATAAGGCAGCAAAGAGAAAGGGAAAAGGGAAAATGAAATCTGACATTGAAGGTATGACGATTAATTTGGACAaaatgtttgcaaaatttacTGAGTATACAAGCGTAAAAAAGGTTGAAGTTGAAATGAAACAAAAACAACTCGAAGTTGATGAGATGAAAGCGAAAGCTGCCTTAGCCAAAGTTCAACTAAAGGAATACGCAATCCTTTCGAAAGACACTTCACAAATGAAAGAAGCGCAACTTAGCCTCCACGAACATCTATATTAA